In the Ipomoea triloba cultivar NCNSP0323 chromosome 6, ASM357664v1 genome, one interval contains:
- the LOC116023570 gene encoding CLAVATA3/ESR (CLE)-related protein 12, producing the protein MATSSLTKNPISFIAIILCSLFFFFLLFHGFSDHHHHPRALRISSRRVIMGVGFDFQSFLQHRGHRKHLASAAPESDDDEIDPRYGVEKRLVPSGPNPLHH; encoded by the coding sequence ATGGCAACTTCTTCTCTCACCAAAAACCCTATCTCTTTCATCGCCATCATTCTTtgttctctcttcttcttttttctcctCTTTCATGGCTTCTccgatcatcatcatcacccacGAGCTTTAAGAATAAGCTCTCGGCGGGTAATCATGGGCGTAGGTTTTGATTTTCAGTCGTTTCTGCAGCATCGCGGCCACCGGAAACATCTGGCTTCGGCGGCGCCGGaaagtgatgatgatgagatcGACCCGCGTTATGGAGTGGAGAAACGCCTCGTCCCCTCCGGCCCAAACCCTCTCCACCATTGA